Proteins encoded together in one Candidatus Endomicrobium procryptotermitis window:
- a CDS encoding aspartate carbamoyltransferase catalytic subunit produces the protein MSLNRKDLLGLEHLDKKDFQTVLDSVKPFKSLFTRSVKKAPTLIGKTVVTLFYEPSTRTRTSFEIAAKRLSADVVNISVSASSVVKGESLIDTGKTLEAMKADYIIIRHSMAGTPDILARNLSASIINAGDGFHEHPTQGLLDLYTMYEKKKRIEGLKILLVGDILHSRVAKSNIWALTKMGAEVAVAGPPTLIPPQIEGLGVKVHYNLDEAIKEADVVNILRIQLERQQENLFPSVHEYVELYQLTKERLAKAKSGVMVMHPGPMNRGIEISSDVADSQNAVINEQVTNGIAVRMAVLYLLKPTKVKKNASSN, from the coding sequence ATGTCTCTTAACCGCAAAGATTTGCTTGGTTTGGAACATTTGGACAAAAAAGATTTTCAGACGGTATTGGATTCGGTAAAACCTTTTAAAAGTCTTTTCACAAGATCGGTAAAAAAAGCGCCCACTTTAATCGGCAAAACAGTAGTAACTCTTTTTTATGAACCTTCAACAAGAACAAGAACATCATTTGAAATAGCGGCAAAGAGATTATCCGCCGATGTCGTAAACATTTCTGTCAGCGCTTCAAGCGTCGTAAAAGGCGAAAGCCTTATAGATACTGGCAAAACTCTGGAAGCTATGAAAGCCGACTATATAATAATAAGGCATTCAATGGCTGGAACGCCTGATATTTTGGCTCGTAATCTCAGTGCATCGATAATTAACGCGGGAGATGGTTTTCACGAACACCCGACGCAGGGCTTGCTGGATTTATATACGATGTATGAAAAGAAAAAAAGAATAGAAGGTTTAAAAATTCTTTTGGTGGGCGACATTTTGCATTCAAGAGTGGCAAAATCGAATATTTGGGCCTTGACAAAAATGGGCGCCGAAGTGGCCGTTGCAGGACCTCCGACGCTGATACCGCCACAGATAGAAGGACTTGGAGTTAAAGTTCATTATAATTTGGATGAAGCGATAAAAGAAGCAGATGTAGTAAATATTTTAAGAATACAGCTTGAACGCCAGCAGGAAAATTTGTTTCCTTCGGTGCACGAATACGTTGAACTTTACCAGCTTACGAAAGAAAGGCTTGCAAAAGCCAAGTCCGGGGTTATGGTAATGCACCCGGGCCCCATGAACAGAGGAATAGAAATTTCATCCGATGTGGCTGACAGCCAAAATGCCGTGATTAATGAACAGGTTACAAATGGGATCGCCGTGAGAATGGCAGTTTTATATCTTTTAAAACCAACAAAGGTGAAAAAAAATGCGTCTTCAAATTAA
- the pyrR gene encoding bifunctional pyr operon transcriptional regulator/uracil phosphoribosyltransferase PyrR produces the protein MSEIILNAGTFQKAIEKISKEVIEKNKNSKDLAIVGIHNKGVIIAKRIISEITKLSLSEELKIPFGTLDITLYRDDIDDFGSDMPIIKDTVIPFDISKKNIVLVDDVLYTGRTVRAALDVLMDFGRPKSIQLAVLVDRGYRELPIEANYVGVRCLSKENIKVECCETDKEDRVITIK, from the coding sequence ATGTCGGAAATTATATTAAATGCTGGAACATTTCAAAAAGCCATAGAAAAAATTTCAAAAGAAGTTATTGAGAAAAATAAAAATTCAAAAGATTTGGCGATAGTGGGAATTCATAACAAAGGCGTTATCATAGCAAAAAGAATTATTTCAGAAATAACAAAACTTTCTTTATCTGAAGAATTAAAAATTCCTTTCGGCACGCTTGATATCACGCTTTACAGAGACGATATTGACGATTTCGGCTCTGACATGCCTATCATAAAAGACACAGTTATTCCTTTTGACATAAGTAAAAAAAACATCGTATTAGTTGATGATGTTCTGTACACGGGAAGGACTGTAAGAGCGGCGCTTGATGTGCTTATGGATTTCGGAAGGCCAAAATCCATTCAGCTTGCCGTTTTAGTTGACAGAGGATACAGAGAACTTCCGATAGAAGCGAATTATGTGGGAGTTCGTTGTCTCAGCAAAGAAAATATTAAAGTCGAATGCTGCGAAACAGACAAAGAAGATAGAGTAATAACTATAAAATAA
- the purE gene encoding 5-(carboxyamino)imidazole ribonucleotide mutase yields MENRIDVAIIVGSSSDIPVITEMVKTLKEFGLSYSLNIASAHRTTEHLKQCVRGAESSGVKVFITAAGMAAALPGVVAAETVLPVIGVPMENKNLASMDALFAIAQMPKGVPVACMAVGKAGAINAAILASQIIAVSDDGLKEKLIEYKRKQSEAVIREDLKLRKDGIEKYMEGIKK; encoded by the coding sequence ATGGAAAATAGAATTGACGTTGCAATAATTGTGGGTTCTAGTTCGGACATTCCGGTAATAACAGAAATGGTAAAAACACTTAAAGAGTTCGGCTTGTCGTACAGTCTAAATATTGCGTCAGCACACAGAACCACAGAACATTTAAAACAATGTGTTAGAGGCGCTGAAAGCTCTGGAGTAAAAGTTTTCATAACGGCAGCCGGTATGGCAGCTGCATTGCCAGGCGTTGTCGCTGCAGAAACTGTTCTTCCCGTAATAGGTGTGCCTATGGAAAACAAAAATCTTGCAAGCATGGACGCTTTGTTTGCCATAGCTCAGATGCCTAAAGGCGTTCCCGTGGCCTGCATGGCAGTGGGAAAAGCAGGAGCTATAAATGCTGCGATTCTTGCGTCTCAGATTATTGCCGTGTCTGATGACGGACTGAAAGAAAAACTTATAGAATATAAAAGAAAGCAGTCCGAAGCCGTTATAAGAGAGGATTTAAAGCTTCGGAAAGATGGAATAGAAAAATATATGGAAGGTATTAAAAAATAA
- the purD gene encoding phosphoribosylamine--glycine ligase: MKVLVIGSGGREHALCQSFVKSEKVEKLYCACGNGGISEIAEIVNINVNDFENLANFARNNDIDFTFVGPEIPLSLGIVDYFEERGLKIVGPSKQASMLESSKIFSKEFMNKYDIPTARFNKFTNTAAAIDFLSLHDKDKKIVIKADGLAAGKGVYICNGRKEAENAVKQMMNDKILGDAGTNIIIEEYISGQELSYLIFTDGISYSMMPASQDHKRINDDDEGPNTGGMGAYAPAPLAAAELNKKIEESIIKKVIKGIKKEGLQYKGILYVGVIINDGEPYVLEFNCRFGDPETQVILPLLDSDLSDICMAILNKELSKIEIKWKRETTVCVVLASGGYPRKFESGFEIKGLQDVKDKDTIIFHAGTKIENGKTITCGGRVLGVMSAAGDIKRAIDKVYSQVKLISFENMHYRKDIARRALNGK; the protein is encoded by the coding sequence ATGAAAGTTTTAGTTATAGGTTCTGGCGGCAGAGAGCATGCTCTCTGCCAGTCATTTGTAAAAAGCGAAAAAGTCGAAAAACTATACTGTGCCTGCGGAAACGGCGGAATCTCTGAAATTGCGGAAATCGTCAATATAAATGTAAATGATTTTGAAAATCTTGCGAATTTTGCTCGGAACAACGATATTGATTTTACATTCGTAGGACCAGAAATTCCTTTGTCGCTTGGAATCGTGGATTATTTTGAAGAAAGGGGATTGAAAATAGTAGGTCCTTCCAAACAGGCATCAATGCTTGAGTCAAGCAAAATCTTTTCCAAAGAATTTATGAATAAATACGATATTCCTACGGCTCGATTTAACAAATTTACAAATACCGCCGCTGCTATAGATTTTCTTTCCTTGCACGATAAAGATAAAAAGATAGTTATAAAAGCCGACGGTCTTGCTGCGGGTAAAGGCGTTTATATCTGTAACGGACGCAAAGAAGCAGAAAATGCCGTAAAGCAGATGATGAACGACAAAATCTTAGGCGATGCAGGAACGAATATTATTATTGAGGAATATATAAGCGGTCAGGAACTTTCATATTTGATTTTTACCGATGGCATTTCTTATTCGATGATGCCTGCTTCACAGGATCATAAAAGAATAAACGACGATGACGAAGGACCAAATACCGGTGGAATGGGTGCTTACGCTCCGGCTCCTTTGGCAGCAGCTGAATTAAATAAAAAAATTGAAGAGAGCATAATAAAAAAAGTTATCAAAGGAATAAAAAAAGAAGGTTTGCAATACAAAGGAATTTTATATGTAGGAGTGATAATAAACGATGGTGAACCGTATGTTTTGGAGTTTAACTGCCGTTTTGGCGATCCAGAAACACAGGTGATACTGCCTTTGCTTGACAGCGATTTGTCAGATATATGTATGGCTATTTTAAATAAAGAGCTTTCAAAAATAGAAATTAAATGGAAAAGAGAAACCACAGTGTGTGTCGTTCTTGCTTCCGGTGGATACCCGCGGAAATTTGAAAGCGGCTTTGAAATAAAAGGGCTTCAAGATGTTAAAGACAAAGATACTATAATTTTTCACGCTGGCACAAAAATTGAAAATGGGAAGACCATTACCTGCGGAGGAAGAGTTCTGGGAGTTATGTCAGCAGCGGGTGATATAAAAAGAGCGATAGACAAAGTTTATTCGCAGGTGAAACTTATATCTTTTGAAAATATGCATTACAGAAAAGACATAGCTCGGAGAGCTTTAAATGGAAAATAG
- the purQ gene encoding phosphoribosylformylglycinamidine synthase I — translation MKKVKALILRTAGTNCDYETQSAFELCGALAERIHVNTLIEKKDKIFEYDILAFPGGFSYGDDIASGKILANEVKSGLGDKIKKFALSGKPIIGICNGFQVLVKMGLLPYPEIFEQISTLSYNDSDKFECRWVYLKPQKNNKGESICLWTKNIIDIINLPVAHGEGKFVVSDKKLLDALYKNNQIVFKYCTKNGNEPDYPLDPNGSAQKIAGICNKKGNIFGLMPHPERYVYALQHPAREGSDGEFGWGKVIFQNAVNFVK, via the coding sequence ATGAAAAAAGTTAAAGCATTAATTTTAAGAACGGCGGGGACGAACTGCGATTATGAGACACAGTCGGCCTTTGAGCTTTGCGGTGCTTTAGCAGAAAGGATTCACGTAAACACTTTGATTGAAAAAAAAGATAAAATTTTTGAATACGATATTTTAGCTTTTCCAGGAGGATTTTCTTACGGAGACGATATAGCTTCCGGAAAAATACTTGCAAACGAAGTAAAAAGTGGACTAGGTGACAAAATTAAAAAATTCGCGTTAAGCGGAAAACCCATAATAGGCATTTGCAATGGTTTTCAGGTTTTAGTAAAAATGGGGCTGCTTCCCTATCCCGAAATATTTGAACAGATTTCAACGCTTTCATATAATGATTCAGATAAATTTGAATGCCGTTGGGTTTATTTAAAGCCGCAGAAAAATAATAAAGGCGAATCAATCTGTCTGTGGACAAAAAATATTATTGATATTATCAATCTGCCAGTAGCTCATGGAGAAGGCAAGTTTGTTGTTTCGGATAAAAAGCTGCTAGATGCACTTTATAAAAACAATCAAATAGTTTTTAAATATTGTACAAAAAATGGAAATGAGCCAGACTATCCTTTAGACCCGAACGGTTCGGCACAGAAGATTGCAGGTATATGCAATAAAAAGGGAAATATCTTTGGGCTTATGCCTCACCCCGAAAGATATGTTTACGCCTTACAACATCCCGCAAGAGAAGGTTCTGATGGGGAGTTCGGCTGGGGAAAAGTAATATTTCAAAATGCTGTAAATTTTGTTAAATAA
- the purL gene encoding phosphoribosylformylglycinamidine synthase subunit PurL produces the protein MNCDIIEILNLSDKQLMNLSDRNVLSLSLEEMKTIQNYFKKLKRNPTDVEIETIAQTWSEHCKHKTLTGIIEYTQIQGGKKSKKIYNNFLKETIFKATAELNKKWCLSVFKDNAGIIEFDDKNGAAFKVETHNHPSALEPYGGSATGIGGVIRDILGAGLGAKPVANTDVFCFGNPDTKPSCVPEGMHHPKRIAKGVVSGVRDYGNRMGIPTVNGSVYFDDGYIANPLVYCGTAGIIPKTMINKKVKSGDLVLVVGGRTGRDGIHGATFSSVQLDKESDVSAVQIGNPIIEKKVLDTMLKARDLGLYRAVTDCGAGGLSSAVGELGEKTGVKIALERVPLKYEGLSPWEIWISEAQERMVFAVPQKNKKKIKEIFEKENVEATFIGEFIGDKRLTLTYNGKVVADMSMDFLHNGVPKPIRPAVYEVKQENKQKPVKFNSAKLLKSLKAVLADLNVCSKEWIIRQYDHEVQGQTVIKPLQGNSIEVSGPGDAAVIWPYTVVKGTKKGVVLSNGLNPWYGKINTYKMAASAVEEALRNAVAVGADINKISVLDNFCWGNPNKPEILGSLVRAANACYDMSKAFGVPFISGKDSLHNEYSIGGKKYSIPPALLISAIGVIENVENTVTMPFKEGANSIFILGYTRNELGGSVFSKINKIRYGVIPSVYPKESKIIMEKIHMAINKGLIEACHDTSEGGLAAAICEMAFAGQKGAYIDIDKILTIGKMTHTEIMFSESNGRFIIEVKNENIERIKMLFKDCAVSKVGFVGQDGKVIFESAKEKIKIKERSERLLNCWRNTINWH, from the coding sequence ATGAACTGCGATATTATTGAAATTTTAAATCTATCTGATAAACAGCTTATGAATCTTAGCGATAGGAATGTTCTTTCTCTTTCTCTTGAAGAGATGAAAACCATTCAAAATTATTTCAAAAAACTAAAAAGAAATCCAACTGATGTAGAAATTGAAACCATTGCACAGACATGGAGTGAGCATTGTAAGCATAAAACGCTTACGGGCATTATTGAATATACTCAAATTCAAGGCGGTAAAAAGAGCAAAAAGATTTATAATAACTTTCTCAAAGAGACAATTTTTAAAGCTACCGCAGAACTTAATAAAAAATGGTGTTTGTCCGTGTTTAAAGATAATGCGGGCATTATAGAGTTTGACGATAAAAATGGAGCGGCGTTTAAAGTTGAAACGCATAATCATCCGTCGGCATTAGAGCCTTATGGAGGTTCAGCCACTGGCATAGGTGGAGTTATCAGAGACATTTTAGGCGCCGGGCTTGGCGCAAAGCCTGTGGCAAATACCGATGTATTTTGTTTTGGAAATCCAGATACAAAACCTTCCTGCGTCCCCGAAGGAATGCACCATCCTAAAAGAATAGCAAAGGGCGTAGTTTCAGGAGTCAGAGATTACGGAAATCGCATGGGCATACCTACCGTCAACGGCTCGGTTTATTTTGACGACGGATATATAGCAAATCCTTTAGTTTATTGCGGAACCGCCGGCATAATTCCTAAAACGATGATTAATAAAAAAGTAAAATCTGGGGATTTGGTTTTAGTTGTAGGCGGACGCACGGGCCGTGACGGCATTCACGGTGCTACTTTTTCTTCGGTTCAGCTTGATAAAGAATCTGATGTCAGCGCGGTTCAAATAGGAAATCCCATAATTGAAAAGAAAGTTTTAGACACAATGCTTAAAGCTCGTGATTTGGGTTTATACAGAGCTGTTACCGACTGCGGTGCAGGCGGACTTTCAAGCGCTGTTGGCGAGCTTGGAGAAAAAACTGGAGTAAAAATTGCACTAGAAAGAGTTCCTTTAAAATACGAGGGCTTAAGCCCTTGGGAAATTTGGATTTCCGAGGCACAAGAAAGAATGGTTTTTGCCGTGCCACAGAAAAACAAAAAGAAAATAAAAGAAATCTTTGAAAAAGAAAACGTAGAGGCGACTTTTATCGGCGAATTTATCGGTGACAAAAGACTTACTCTCACGTATAACGGTAAAGTAGTAGCCGATATGAGTATGGACTTTTTGCATAACGGCGTGCCAAAACCTATAAGACCTGCGGTATATGAAGTAAAACAGGAAAACAAGCAAAAACCTGTAAAATTTAATTCAGCAAAACTTTTAAAATCCTTAAAAGCGGTTTTAGCGGATTTAAACGTCTGTTCTAAAGAATGGATTATAAGACAATATGATCACGAAGTTCAGGGGCAAACCGTAATAAAACCTTTACAGGGAAACAGTATTGAAGTTTCAGGTCCCGGCGACGCAGCTGTTATTTGGCCTTATACTGTTGTCAAAGGGACAAAAAAAGGAGTTGTGCTTTCCAACGGATTAAATCCTTGGTACGGAAAAATAAATACGTATAAAATGGCAGCTTCCGCTGTCGAAGAAGCTTTGAGAAACGCCGTAGCCGTCGGTGCAGACATTAATAAAATTTCAGTATTAGACAATTTTTGCTGGGGAAACCCTAACAAGCCTGAAATTTTAGGAAGTCTTGTAAGAGCTGCAAATGCCTGTTACGATATGTCAAAGGCATTCGGCGTTCCATTTATATCGGGAAAAGACAGCCTGCACAACGAGTACTCTATCGGCGGCAAAAAATATTCTATACCGCCCGCGCTTTTAATTTCGGCAATAGGCGTTATCGAAAATGTTGAAAATACCGTAACAATGCCTTTTAAAGAGGGTGCAAACTCTATTTTTATTTTGGGCTATACAAGAAATGAACTAGGTGGTTCGGTATTTTCAAAAATCAATAAAATAAGATACGGTGTAATCCCGTCCGTCTATCCTAAAGAATCGAAAATTATAATGGAAAAAATTCATATGGCTATAAACAAAGGCTTAATTGAAGCCTGTCACGATACAAGTGAAGGCGGTCTTGCCGCGGCGATATGCGAAATGGCTTTTGCCGGGCAAAAAGGTGCATATATTGATATAGATAAAATTTTGACAATCGGCAAAATGACTCATACTGAAATCATGTTTTCAGAAAGCAACGGCAGATTTATTATAGAAGTAAAAAATGAAAACATTGAAAGAATAAAGATGTTATTTAAAGACTGTGCCGTTTCTAAAGTCGGTTTTGTAGGACAAGACGGCAAAGTAATTTTTGAGAGTGCAAAAGAAAAAATAAAAATAAAAGAAAGAAGCGAAAGATTATTAAACTGTTGGAGAAATACTATAAACTGGCATTAA
- a CDS encoding phosphoribosylformylglycinamidine synthase subunit PurS, with protein sequence MYEIEIFPKDGFKNVRGEHICREILQLGFKCVNKVEYSPLYKIDGQIDATQARIIASELLSDKITESHNVVKDGILHNAEMAIIEVWFKKGVTDTVAESVIKAVKDLGINKDIVVKTGHKYYIYGKVSKSVLDNIAMKLLANTLIQEYKIK encoded by the coding sequence ATGTATGAAATAGAAATTTTTCCAAAAGATGGTTTTAAAAATGTTCGCGGAGAACATATTTGCCGCGAAATTTTACAGCTTGGATTTAAATGCGTAAACAAAGTGGAATATTCTCCACTATATAAAATTGATGGACAAATTGACGCAACGCAGGCAAGAATTATAGCTTCAGAACTTTTAAGTGATAAAATAACAGAAAGTCATAATGTGGTAAAAGACGGAATTTTGCATAATGCAGAAATGGCAATTATTGAAGTATGGTTTAAAAAAGGCGTAACCGATACTGTTGCTGAAAGCGTTATAAAAGCTGTAAAAGATTTGGGAATAAATAAAGACATTGTCGTTAAAACTGGACATAAATATTATATTTACGGAAAGGTTTCTAAATCTGTTCTGGACAATATAGCTATGAAGTTACTTGCCAATACGCTAATTCAGGAATATAAAATAAAATGA
- a CDS encoding phosphoribosylaminoimidazolesuccinocarboxamide synthase, with amino-acid sequence MISGKEPVNLPLVHKGKVRDVYDLGQNYLIVASDRISAFDYIIPTLIPNKGKVLHKLSMFWFNFVQGILPNHIITGDFDNFPAVLKHYGYLRDRAMIVKKVNRIDIECIVRGYLAGSGWKEYQKSKTVCGINLQDGLQESSKLSEPIFTPSSKEEGGRHDENISFEETVKRVGKDTADNLRKFSIELYKKVSDYSISKGIILADTKLEFGFYDDKLILIDEIFTPDSSRFWEVDKYQMGKSQDSLDKQYVRDYLERIKWDKASSPPELPSEVVEKTMEKYMDAYEKLTGRKF; translated from the coding sequence ATGATAAGCGGCAAAGAACCCGTAAATCTTCCATTAGTCCATAAGGGAAAAGTCAGAGATGTTTATGATTTGGGACAAAATTATTTAATTGTCGCTTCGGACAGAATATCTGCTTTTGACTACATCATTCCTACGTTAATCCCAAACAAAGGAAAAGTTTTGCACAAACTTTCAATGTTTTGGTTTAATTTTGTTCAGGGAATACTTCCAAATCACATAATAACAGGTGATTTTGATAATTTTCCTGCTGTACTTAAACACTATGGATATCTTCGCGACAGGGCGATGATAGTCAAAAAAGTAAACAGGATAGATATTGAATGTATAGTCAGGGGATACCTTGCGGGATCAGGCTGGAAAGAATATCAAAAATCAAAGACTGTATGCGGAATAAACCTTCAAGACGGTTTGCAGGAATCGTCAAAACTTTCGGAACCCATTTTCACTCCTTCAAGTAAAGAAGAAGGCGGCAGACATGACGAAAACATATCTTTTGAAGAAACAGTCAAAAGAGTAGGCAAAGATACGGCAGACAATCTCAGAAAATTTTCTATTGAACTTTATAAAAAGGTAAGCGATTATTCTATATCAAAAGGTATAATTCTTGCCGACACTAAACTTGAATTTGGATTTTATGACGATAAATTAATTTTGATAGATGAGATTTTTACTCCAGACTCTTCGCGCTTTTGGGAAGTTGACAAATACCAGATGGGAAAATCACAGGATAGTTTGGATAAACAATACGTAAGAGATTATCTCGAACGCATAAAATGGGACAAGGCTTCCTCACCTCCCGAACTTCCGTCCGAAGTGGTTGAAAAAACTATGGAAAAATATATGGATGCTTATGAAAAACTTACGGGCAGGAAATTTTAA
- the phoU gene encoding phosphate signaling complex protein PhoU, whose product MRHFDMEMNDLQTRLVDMAELVKQMIKATIDQLVLRDPKLSDRIFGLEKEVNIQEIVIDDKCLKLIALNQPVGTDLRFITSAMRINSDLERMGDEAVNISEISLDLIKYPDLKPLIDIPKMADIVKQMVEDSIRAFNTSDVKLAKAVLEKDDEVDDLKDRIFTDLKKYMTKSSDPDTIQRAIDLIQVARSLERIGDHSTNICEDVIFMVHGKDVRHPRRFK is encoded by the coding sequence ATGCGGCATTTTGATATGGAAATGAACGATTTACAGACACGTCTTGTTGATATGGCTGAATTAGTCAAGCAGATGATTAAAGCTACCATAGACCAGCTTGTTTTAAGAGATCCAAAACTTTCAGATAGGATTTTTGGGCTTGAAAAAGAAGTAAATATACAAGAAATTGTAATTGATGATAAATGTTTAAAGCTTATAGCTTTAAATCAACCTGTCGGTACTGATTTAAGATTTATAACTTCAGCCATGAGAATAAACAGTGATTTAGAAAGGATGGGTGACGAAGCTGTAAACATAAGTGAAATATCACTGGATTTAATTAAATATCCTGATTTAAAGCCTTTGATAGATATTCCAAAAATGGCAGATATCGTCAAACAGATGGTTGAAGATAGTATTAGAGCTTTTAATACCAGCGATGTTAAACTTGCCAAAGCAGTTTTGGAAAAAGATGATGAAGTTGACGATTTAAAAGATAGAATTTTTACGGATTTAAAAAAATATATGACAAAATCCTCTGATCCAGATACCATACAAAGAGCCATTGATTTAATTCAAGTTGCGCGCAGCCTTGAAAGAATAGGCGACCATTCAACAAATATATGTGAAGATGTTATTTTTATGGTGCATGGCAAGGATGTCAGACACCCGAGAAGATTTAAGTAG
- the pstB gene encoding phosphate ABC transporter ATP-binding protein PstB: protein MSKIDIKNFNLYYTDFQALKNINILITEKRITAMIGPSGCGKSTLLRSINRINDTIEGVRTQGKIIIGGKNIYNGGTDIDALRRNVGMVFQRPNPFPISVYENVAFGLKVNRIASKKSVIDETVQKSLEDVLLWNDIKDKLKRSALDLSLEQQQRLCIARVIAVKPHIILLDEPCSSLDPVSTQRIEELMLVLKEKYTIVIVTHNMQQAARVSEDTAFMLLGELIEFDKTEKIFTNPSHKQTDDYVSGRFG, encoded by the coding sequence TTGTCAAAAATAGACATAAAAAATTTTAATCTCTATTATACTGATTTTCAGGCTTTAAAAAATATTAACATTTTAATTACTGAAAAAAGAATTACAGCTATGATAGGACCTTCGGGCTGCGGCAAGTCCACGCTTTTGCGTTCTATCAATAGAATTAACGACACTATAGAAGGCGTACGCACGCAAGGAAAAATAATAATAGGCGGAAAAAATATATATAATGGAGGAACGGATATAGACGCGTTAAGAAGAAATGTCGGCATGGTTTTTCAGCGTCCTAATCCGTTTCCAATTTCCGTATATGAAAACGTCGCATTTGGGTTAAAAGTCAATCGCATCGCTTCAAAAAAAAGCGTAATAGATGAGACCGTTCAAAAAAGTTTAGAAGACGTTTTATTATGGAACGATATAAAAGACAAGTTAAAACGTTCCGCTTTGGACTTAAGCCTTGAACAGCAGCAGCGACTGTGCATAGCGCGCGTTATCGCGGTTAAGCCGCATATAATTTTGCTTGATGAACCTTGTTCTTCCTTAGACCCTGTCTCGACACAGCGTATAGAAGAACTGATGCTTGTTCTTAAAGAGAAATATACGATAGTAATAGTAACTCACAATATGCAGCAGGCGGCGAGAGTTTCCGAAGACACAGCGTTTATGCTTTTGGGCGAACTGATAGAATTTGATAAAACGGAAAAAATATTTACCAATCCTTCCCACAAGCAGACTGATGATTATGTCAGCGGGAGATTTGGATAA
- a CDS encoding methyltransferase domain-containing protein — MKDKKDLIIESTTLWDFPRQNYGRIAHGNNKYNGVTPAFVIWNLLQRYTKERDLVVDPMCGSGTTIDVAKELKRRVIGFDLNIVRNDVIKNDSRKIPLKDNSVDFVFIDSPYSNNIAYSNDKRCIGKISCESVNFYDELEKVIAEIARILKPNKVMGWVIADQWIKKKFTPTGFILWQRLEKYFDPMDIVCLTRHNQTSNTSLWHNRARRFNFYLRGFKYLFIMKKNK, encoded by the coding sequence ATGAAAGATAAAAAAGATTTAATTATAGAATCTACAACACTTTGGGATTTTCCAAGACAAAATTACGGCAGGATAGCGCACGGGAATAATAAATATAATGGAGTAACTCCAGCTTTTGTAATTTGGAATTTATTGCAAAGATATACAAAAGAAAGAGATTTAGTTGTTGACCCTATGTGCGGCAGTGGAACGACAATAGACGTTGCAAAAGAATTAAAAAGAAGAGTTATTGGTTTTGATTTGAATATTGTAAGAAATGATGTGATTAAAAATGATTCTCGTAAGATTCCATTAAAAGATAATTCTGTGGATTTTGTATTTATAGATTCTCCATACTCTAATAATATTGCATATTCAAACGATAAAAGATGTATAGGCAAGATTTCTTGCGAATCTGTAAATTTCTATGATGAATTAGAAAAAGTTATTGCTGAGATAGCAAGAATTTTAAAACCAAATAAAGTAATGGGCTGGGTAATAGCCGACCAGTGGATAAAGAAAAAGTTTACTCCTACAGGTTTTATATTATGGCAGAGATTAGAAAAATATTTTGATCCAATGGATATTGTCTGTCTGACAAGACATAATCAGACGTCAAATACAAGTTTATGGCATAATCGCGCGCGCAGATTTAACTTTTATCTTAGAGGATTTAAATATTTATTTATAATGAAGAAAAATAAATGA